The genomic window GAGGCGGGTGAAGGGAAAAACCAAGTAACTCTAAAAAATAATGGGACTTTTAATTATGATTACCTAACAGTGGCCCTCGGCGGCAAAACTCCCACTAGTCAAGTCAAGGGGGTGGATAAATATGCCATCCCCTTCCGCACCCTAGAAGACGCCTACAGACTTAAAGAAAAACTTAGAAGCCTGGAAAATTCCGACAAGGAATATATCCGGGTGGTAATAGCAGGTGGGGGCTGTAGTGGTGTGGAACTGGCCCTGAAAATAGCAGCAAGACTAGGCAAAAGGGGGAAAATCAGAATAGTAGAGCGAAACGACTCCCTTCTGCGCTCTCTGTCCCCATTTAACCGCAAAACCGCCTCCGCAGCCCTGGAAAAGGCCAAATGCTGGGTTGACCTGGAAACTGAGGTGGTGGAGGTGAAAGAAGGGGAAGTTAGTCTTTGCTACAAAAATCAAATTGATACCATCCCTGCAGACATAGTAGTATGGACGGTGGGGACTAAACCAGCTATACCCCCCGGTTTGGCCAATAAATTAACCCTTCCCACCACCCTTGATGGCAAAATAGAAATAAACTCCTACCTACAGGTTTTTGGTATGCCCCATATATGGGCAATAGGGGATTTGGCGGCTTGTCAGGATGAAAAGGGCAATAGACTGCCGGCTACCGCCCAGGTGGCTATTCAACAGGCGGACTACTGTGCTTGGAATATTTGGGCTACCATCGAAAATAAACCGCTTCTCCCCTTCAAATATCAACCCCTAGGAGAAATGTTGGCCCTGGGGGCGGAAAGTGCCACTATGCAGGCTTTGGGGGTTTCTCTCAGTGGAAATCTGGCCTATCTAGCAAGGAGGTTGATATACCTATACCGTCTTCCCACTATTGAACACCAGATTGCAGTGGCTTTCAGCTGGATGACAACCCCTCTGACTAATCTTCTTAAATCTCTCGAGGCGGTTTAATTTTTTCAGGTATAGCCATTAGGATTCTCTCTACAATCTGAGGGGGAGTCTCCTCTGCCAACACTTCAATGGTAATATCTGCCTGTTGGTAGAGTGATACCCTCTGTTGATACAACTGTGTCAGTCTATCTTTTAAGTCTTTCTCCTGTTGCAACAATGGGCGGGTAGTATCTCCCCTAAGTCTGGTTACCAACAGGGGAATGGGCACATCTAGCCAGATTACCATCCCGTCTCGCAAATGACTCCAGTTATCCCGACGCAGAATGATTCCCCCACCAGTGGCTACCACCGTGCGCACATAAGCAGAAACCTCCTGTAGTACCCTGTTTTCCAACTCCCGAAACCCACTCTCCCCTTCCTCCCTAAATATTTGATTGATGGTTTTCCCAGTAATTGTTTCAATCAGACTATCCGTGTCCAAAAAACGGTATCCTAACCTCTGGGCCAAAAGTTTTCCTACTGTGGTTTTCCCCGCACCCATCATGCCAATTAAATATATATTTATGCCCCTAAGAAGCTCTTTCATCTACCAGTCCAATCGCCTTAAAATCTGAATCCCAGAACACACTTTGACACCAGGTCTTTCCCCCGGCAGTGTTATTATAAGTTAAAACTTGCAGGAGGCCAAGCCATGAAGCTCCATTTTTTTGAAGTAGAAGACTGGGAGAAATTGTACTTTGAAAAAAAAATTAGAGAATTAAACATTGACGCTTCCTTAGGCTTCTCCTTACAACCCTTAGATGAAACCAATGTACACCTCTATAAAGATGCAGAGGCTGCTATAGTTTTTATATATTCGAAACTAAATAAGGAGGTCCTTGATAATCTTCCCAACCTCAAACTTATCATAACCCGTTCCACCGGCTATGACCACATAGATGTTTCCTTAGCCAAGGAAAAGGGGATTACCGTTTGTAACGTTCCGGGATATGGAGATAATACAGTAGCAGAATACACTTTCGCCCTCATCCTAGCCCTGGCAAGAAAAATTAGACCAATGATAGAAAGGACTTCCAGGGGAATTTTCTCTAGGGATGGCCTGACTGGCATAGACTTGATGAACAAAATCATTGGGGTAATCGGCTCTGGTAGAATCGGTAGACACGTCATCAGAATCGCCCATGGTTTTGGGATGAATATTTTGGTATATGACCAAGTGAAAAATGAAGAGGTAGTTTCCAGGTATAACGCCCAATACGTCCAACTGGAAGACTTATTGAGAAACTCAGACATTGTAACCCTACATGTGCCCTACAACCAGTCAACCCACCACTTGATAAACACCTCTAATATCCGGCTGATGAAATCCGACGCAATGCTAATCAACACCTCCAGAGGGCCAGTAGTCCAAATAGAGGCCATAGTTCAATCCCTCAGAGAGGGTAGACTTACCGGAGGCATAGGCTTAGATACCTTTGAAGCGGAGGACATTTGGATAGAAGAAGAATACCTCAAAAGGGATGACATCCCCG from Geminocystis sp. M7585_C2015_104 includes these protein-coding regions:
- a CDS encoding shikimate kinase, which gives rise to MKELLRGINIYLIGMMGAGKTTVGKLLAQRLGYRFLDTDSLIETITGKTINQIFREEGESGFRELENRVLQEVSAYVRTVVATGGGIILRRDNWSHLRDGMVIWLDVPIPLLVTRLRGDTTRPLLQQEKDLKDRLTQLYQQRVSLYQQADITIEVLAEETPPQIVERILMAIPEKIKPPREI
- a CDS encoding NAD(P)/FAD-dependent oxidoreductase; translated protein: MTRIVILGGGFGGLYTALRLNQFTWSNRPPEIVLVEKHDRFLFSPLLYELITNEVQSWEIAPAYADILANTSIRFLQDEVTDIEAGEGKNQVTLKNNGTFNYDYLTVALGGKTPTSQVKGVDKYAIPFRTLEDAYRLKEKLRSLENSDKEYIRVVIAGGGCSGVELALKIAARLGKRGKIRIVERNDSLLRSLSPFNRKTASAALEKAKCWVDLETEVVEVKEGEVSLCYKNQIDTIPADIVVWTVGTKPAIPPGLANKLTLPTTLDGKIEINSYLQVFGMPHIWAIGDLAACQDEKGNRLPATAQVAIQQADYCAWNIWATIENKPLLPFKYQPLGEMLALGAESATMQALGVSLSGNLAYLARRLIYLYRLPTIEHQIAVAFSWMTTPLTNLLKSLEAV
- a CDS encoding hydroxyacid dehydrogenase, whose translation is MKLHFFEVEDWEKLYFEKKIRELNIDASLGFSLQPLDETNVHLYKDAEAAIVFIYSKLNKEVLDNLPNLKLIITRSTGYDHIDVSLAKEKGITVCNVPGYGDNTVAEYTFALILALARKIRPMIERTSRGIFSRDGLTGIDLMNKIIGVIGSGRIGRHVIRIAHGFGMNILVYDQVKNEEVVSRYNAQYVQLEDLLRNSDIVTLHVPYNQSTHHLINTSNIRLMKSDAMLINTSRGPVVQIEAIVQSLREGRLTGGIGLDTFEAEDIWIEEEYLKRDDIPAVKLKKAMEAFYILQSENVLVSPHNAYNTKDALYRILDITLHNLKGFLEGNPQNTL